A window from Pararge aegeria chromosome 6, ilParAegt1.1, whole genome shotgun sequence encodes these proteins:
- the LOC120624468 gene encoding ribosome maturation protein SBDS: MSKIFTPTNQIRLTNVAIVRLKKGGKRFEIACYKNKVVSWRSKIEKDIDEVLQTHTVFTNVSKGQVAKKEDLVKIFGKEDQTEICKEILEKGELQVSDKERHSQIDSLFKDIATTVADKCVNPETKRPYPVSIIEKAMKDIHFSVNVNKGAKQQSLDVIPLIKKEIPLERAQMRVRILLHGKDARKIRDKAVKLAMNVEEENWEAGTANIICLIDPGSFRTLDEMIKTETKGSGQFELLNLKEMVEGEQAL; encoded by the exons ATGTCTAAAATTTTTACTCCAACCAATCAAATTCGCCTTACAAATGTTGCTATTGTGAGGCTAAAGAAGGGTGGTAAAAGATTTGAAATagcatgttataaaaataaagttgtatcATGGAGAAGTAAGAT agAGAAAGACATTGATGAAGTACTACAGACTCACACGGTATTTACAAATGTGTCAAAGGGACAGGTAGCTAAAAAGGAAGACTTGGTAAAGATTTTTGGTAAGGAAGACCAGACTGAAATATGTAAAGAGATACTGGAAAAGGGGGAGCTACAAGTATCTGATAAGGAAAGGCACTCACAAATTGATTCTCTCTTCAAAGATATTGCCACAACTGTAGCTGACAAGTGTGTTAACCCCGAAACAAAGAGGCCATACCCTGTATCAATTATAGAAAAAGCTATGAAGGACATTCACTTTTCAGTCAATGTTAACAAAGGTGCAAAACAACAGTCTTTAGATGTAATACCACTGATAAAAAAAGAGATTCCTCTTGAAAGGGCTCAAATGAGAGTCAGGATACTACTGCATGGGAAAGATGCACGCAAAATAAGAGATAAAGCTGTAAAACTTGCAATGAATGTTGAAGAAGAAAATTGGGAAGCCGGAACTGCAAATATAATATGCCTTATTGATCCAGGTAGCTTCAGAACCTTAGATGAGATGATCAAGACTGAGACTAAAGGAAGTGGgcaatttgaattattaaatttgaaaGAAATGGTTGAAGGTGAACAAGCTCTATAA